A segment of the Nitrospirota bacterium genome:
TGGCATCACGGTCTCCCTTGGGCTCCCCGCTCACTCCATTCTACTCGATCACCACGATCTCGACGTCCCCTTCCCGGCGGGCCACGGCGATCTCGACATTCTGCTTGCCGCGCCTGAGGTAGAGGTCCACCGAGGCCGTTCCGACCCTGAGGTTCGCGATCTGAATCTCCGGCAGGAAGTCCGGCAGGACCGGGCGGAAGAAGGAGACTTTCCCCGGCTGCGCCTGGATCGAAAGGCCCAGGGCCGCCTGCAGGAGCAGGAACACCGCCGCGGCGGACCAAGCCTGCGGCGCGCAGGACACGGGATACAGGCAGGGCCCCTCGCCGTGCCTGCGGACAAATCCGCACAAGAGCTCGGGCAGCCGGTGCAGATCCAGAAACGCCGTTGCATCGAAGAGCCCGCGCAGGATGGCGAGGGCCTGGTCCTTGAATCCGTACCGGGCCAGCCCCATGGCGATCAGCGCATTGTCGTGCGGCCAGACCGAGCCGTTGTGGTAGGACATGGGGTTGTAGCGCGCCTCCGACTCGCCGACGGTGCGGATCCCCCATCCTGAGAACATCGCCGGCTCCAAAAGAGTGCCGGCGAGCTGCCGGGCCTGTTCGTCGGAGGCGATCCCGGCCCAGAGGCAATGTCCCGCATTGGAGGTCCGCACCGCACAGGGTTGTTTCTTGCCGTCGAGCGCCAACGCGTACGTGGAAATCCCTTCGCACCAAAAGGCCTTCTGGAACCGCTCCTTGAGGTCTTCGGCTTGACGCAGCAGGTCCTCGGCCCGGTCCCCGTTTTCCAGCGCCACGGCCAGCGCCGCCGCGCTCCGCTTGGCGGCATAGACGTAGGCCTGGACCTCGCAGAGGGCGATCTGCCCTTCCGCCAGCGTGCCGTCCGCGTGGAACACCGCGTCGCGCGAGTCTTTCCATCCTTGATGCGTCAGGCCCCGCGAGGAGTGCCGGACATACTCCACAAAACCGTCCGCGTCGCGGTCGCCGTAGGTGTCCATCCAGCGCAGCGCGAGGTCCAGGTTGGGCCAGATGGCCTCGATGAGCGCGCGGTCGCCGGTCCGCTCATAGTAGGCGCCGGCCAGCATCACGAAGAGCGGGGTCGCGTCCACGCTGCCGTAATACCGTCCGAACGGGACCTCCCCGAGCGCGGGCACCTCCCCCTTGCGGGTTTCGTGGAGGATTTTGCCCGGTTCGGCGTCCTGCTCGGGAATCTCTTCCCTGGCCTGCGTCGCCGCGAGGAAACCGAGAACCCCTCTGGCCAGTTCGGGGTTGACCCACAGGTACTCCAGCGCCGTGACGATGCCGTCGCGTCCGAACGGGGTGCTGAACCAGGGAATCCCGGCGAAGGGATAGGGGCCTTCGAGGGTCTCCGTAACCATCATGTGGAGATCCGGGCGGGCTCGATTGAGCCAATCATTGAATTGCTCGTTGGCGGTCTGAATGTGGCAACCCCGGGCCACAGCCGTGTCCAGGGATGTTCTGGCCTCGAAGAAGGCTTGATCGTAGGCCAACGGGGGGGAGGGCGGTCGGCCACCAAGCTCGCAGGAAATGGTCAGAAAGAACTCGGTACGTTCCCTCGGCTGCAGAAGGGCCTCGAAGACCACCTGGGACGGAGACAGACTCGCCGGTTGCGGCGTGCAGGCGACACGGGTCTGCCGAGTGACTCCGTCGAGCCCCTCGTAGCCGAGAAGCAGCGTCCCGTCCTGGACCGGATCGGCCAGGCGGCGGCCTCGTCGAGCCCGTTTCAGGCCCCGGACTTCAAAGATGTCGGCGAAGTCCGCGTCGAGCTTGCAAGTAAGCCTGGCGGGGAGCGGTACGGGCCCGTAATTGGCGATCCGAAACCGCTCATAGCAGACGCCCCGCCACAGGAATTTCGACCGGAACAGGTGTACGGTGTCTCGCTGGATCGACATGTGGCTGTCGGTGCGGATGTCCGGGTTCGTCAGATCGACGGTGAACAGCGTGTTGTCTTCCTTGACCGTGGAGCCCAGCAGCAGGGGACGGCGGTCGTTCAGGGTGAGCTCCAAGCGCGAGAGGAACCGAGTCCCCTCGTGGTACAGCCCTTGATAGCCGAGTCCCACGGGATGGATGTCCCCGGCCCGGTTGAAGACGGCGAACGTCTCGCCTTGCTTGAGCACGCGGGTGCGGTCGTCCACGATGGTGGAAGTGGCGAGAATATAGTACCCGTCTTGCGCCCGGACGATGTCGTCGGTGAGGGCTCCCGTTCGGAAGGGCCGGGAGGCGGCATCGGCCGTCGCGGTTTTCCGACGGCTGAAGCGGTGGCAACAGAGACCGCCTCCGAGGAGGAAGAATCCGACGCCGATGAGGCAAAGGCGAGCGCCCAGCGTATCGGCGATCCATCCAAAGCCCGTCATCCCGGCCATCGCCGAGACCGTCCCGCCGGTGTTGAACGTGGTGAACATGCGGCCGCGCAGGTTCGTGGGGGTCAGCTCCTGAAGCAACGACCACACGACGGGCATGAACAGGCCCGTGCTCACCCCGATGACGGCGACCGCCATGGCCGCGAGGAGCGGAGCCTGGAGCAGGCTGAGTCCCCAGACCGCCGCGCCGCCGACGGCCATGGAAGCGGAAAGAACGCGGAGTCGGCTGGCGAGGGCCCGGGGCTTCATCCACAGCAGCCAGGCCGACGCGGCCAGCATGCCGGCGCCCAGGGCCGACCAGATCGCTCCCAACTCGATGGGGCCGATGTGCAGCAGTTGCTTGGCGTACACGGGGAGCAGGAAGATGAAGCCGCTGGCCGCCAGACTGTAAAGGGCGGCCGCGATCATCAGGGTGGAGATGATGCGCTGCTGGACGAACACGAAACGAAAGCCGGCGAGCAGATCCTGCCAGACCGTTCGTGACGCGGCCTCCCTGGCCGGCACCACGGCTTCCCGCATCCGAATCGACATCAAGAATGCGGCGGAGGCAAAGTTGCAGGCGGCGTCCAGGTACAGCACGTTCTGGGCGCCGACGAACGCGATCCCAAGACCGGCGATGGCGGGTCCCGCCAGCACCCCGATGTTCGTCGTGATCTGCAGAAAGGCGTTTGCCGCCGTCAGCCGCTGCCGGTCGACGATCAGCGGGACAGCCGATGCCAGCGCGGGACCGAAGGCCGAGCCGAGGATCGCGATCAGCAGGACCAAGAGATACAGCCGTTTCAGGGTGAGCGCGTCGAGGGCGTAGAGGACGGGGATCAGCAGGATCAAGGTCCCCTGAATGAGATCGATGGCGATCATGATCCGTTTTTTCGGCATCCGGTCCAGGTAGACCCCGATGAGCGGGCCGAGCACCAGCGGAGGGAGCGTCTCGAGCAAGCCGACCACGGCCATCTTCAGCGCCGATCCGGTCAGCTCGTAGACGAACCAGAGGAGCGCGACCTTGACCAGCCCGTCTCCGATCTGGGAGATGGACTGTCCCACGAAGAGCAGGCGGAAGTCGCGTGCCTTGAGCAGGCGCCAGCCGACATCCCGTGCTTCAGTCGGAGACGGGCAACCCTCGTCCGCAGGCGCGGCGCGCCTCATCGCTCGCCCAGGTGCGCCGTCTCAGGGACTGCCAGCGGCGCCGGCGCCGGCCGCCGGAGGCTGGCCCAGTGGCTGAGGGCCGAGGCGGCGAGCGCCGTGATGAAGAGCATCGCTCCGATGCCGACCACGCTCACCCGTTCGCCGAACTCGCGGGTGGTCCATCCGAAGAAGGTCATGCCCGCCACCGCCGAGGCCATGGCTCCGGTCGAATAGACCGCCAGCGCCCGCCCGACGATGCCCGACGGGGAGATCTCCTGCAGCACGCCCCAGGCGATCGGGGTCAGGGCCCCGAAGCCGATCCCGATGACGCTCATCAGCAGGCCGGCGAGAATCCGGTCCTGGACCCAGACGAGCCCGCAGAGGGCCGCCCCGCTGACCGCGCTCGAAGTCGAGATGACCCGCACCCGGCTCGGCAGATCCCATTCGGTCAGCCGGACGAGCCCGAACGAAGCGATCAGCAGCCCGACCCCCAGGGCCGACCACAGGTACCCCACCTCCACCGGTCCCAGGTCCAGCATTTTTCTGCCGAACACCGGAAAGAGCGTCGTGAAGGCGCTGGTTCCGAACGTGTACAGAGCGGCGGTGCCGGTGAGGACCAGGATCGTCGGCTGCTCCACCAGCGCGAACCGAATCCCCTCGATCAGGTCCTGCGTCATGGAGGACGGAGCAGCCCGTTCGCCGGCGGGCGCCGCACGGGCGAAGCGGACCGGCACGAAGCAGGCGGCGGAGGTCAGGTAGGAAGCCACGTTCACGCAGAGGACCTCCTGTGGACCCAGCACCGCAATTCCCAGCCCGCTCAGCGCAGGTCCCACGATGATGCCGAGGCTCGTGGTGCTCTGGAGCAGCGCGTTGGCGGCGGTGAACTGGGGCCGGGCGACGATCAGGGGCACGGACGCGGAAAGGGCCGGCCCGAAGATCGCGGACGCGACCGAGTGGAGGAACACGAGGAGATACAGGTTCTCCACGGTGAAAGTTTGCACCGATACCAGGCAGGGAATCAAGCCGAGCACCAGCGCGCGGAGTACGTCCATCGAGATCAGGATCGGCTTCTTGGGCAGCCGGTCGACGAAGACTCCGATCAGAGGGCCGAAGAGGATCGGCGGGATCGTCTGCAGGAGGCCGATTACCGTGGTCTTGATGGGGGAACCGGTGACCGAGTACACGAACCAGAGGAGCGCCAGCTTGGAGACGCCGTCCCCGACCTGTGCGATCATCTGCCCCCACCAGACCAGGCTGAAATCCCGCGTGAGCAAGCGGCGTCGCCGGCTCGGAGCGTCCTCCTGCGTCCATCCCAATTGCAGCCTCCCTGATCTCCAGCGATGCGGCCCGCGGCGGTTGCCCGCCCTCGCCGGTCAGTCCCCGGCGCTCACGCGCACCGCGTCCGTGTGCACGGCCCTGACCCCCGGGACCTGCCGCGCGGCTTCCGCCGCTTCGAGCACGATCACCTGGAAGCGCGTGGTGCCGCTCAACGAGACGATCCCGTTCTCGGTCTTCACGTCGAAGTTGGCCGCCTCCAGGGTCTTGCTCTTGGCAAACCGGTCCTTGACGTACTGGGTGATGATCTCGTCCTGCTTCCGCGCCAGCGTGGCGTGCAGCCCCTTGGCGACCTCCAGCAGGTTCGAGACCGACTTGACGCCGCCCACGCGGGACGCGACCTCCGTGGCCGCCAGTTTCTCCTCCTGGCTCGACACCTTCCCCGCGAGCACGGCCTCAGAGCCGTGCAGGTCCACGTCGATCTCGTAGGGAAACAGGCGGGAATCCGCCATCAGGGCCAGTTTGACCTTCAAGATCGTCGAGCCGGCGGGCCACGGGGGCGTCGGCTCCCGGGTTTTCGCGGGAGTACCGGCCGGGACGTCTGGTTTCGGTGTCCCGTCCGGCTTCGCTTGCCCTTCGGGTTTGGCCGCGGGAGCCTCGGGGCTCTTGGACTCCGGCTGCCTCTGCTCGATCACCCGTTGTTCGCCCGAAGGCGCCTTGGAAGACTCGGGTGCCGGTGCGGGACCGGGATCGGCGGCCGGGGCGGGCAGGGCCAGGGCCAGGAGGACGATCGGCATTGTCGTCAGACAGGACGCTCGCGCGCGACGCTGTGTCATCATGTCGTCTTCTCTGTGGAAGAACCGGGCGGGGAGGAGGCAGGCGCCGATCCTACGGCGCAAGCCCGGACGCGTCCGCGGCCGTCGTCGCCGCGGCGGGATCGGGCCGGTCCGCCAACCGGAAGCGGTCTGCTTACTGCATCGCCTTCACCGGCACGGCTGTCCCGTTCGCCGCCACCTTCGCTTCGATCTTCGTGTCCTTCTCCAGGTTGAGCAGGTGCTCTTCCTTGACGCTTCCTTCACGACGCGCGCGTTGGCGGTGATCATCATCACCGCGTCCTTGACGGTCTGCGAGTCGGAGTTTGCCGAAGTCCGGATCGGGTGGACCGTCGCGCGATCGCCGAACACGCCTCCTCCCTCCGCGCCGCGAGACCCGGAACGGCGTCATCGGCCCGGTCCTCGGTGAACGGGCGTCAGCGGGAGGCCAGGGGGCTGGGGGCAGGCCCGCTCCGTCGGCTCAACTGGGCCGCAACGGTGGCTGTTCCGAACAGGATCAGGCTGATGCCCAAAAGACTGGCGGTCGGGCCGATCGCATCCGCCGCCCACCCGAACCCGGCCATTCCGGCCATGGCGGACGACATCCCGCCCGTGCTGAACGCCGTGAACACGCGTCCCAGGAGATGGTTCGGAGTGAGTTCCTGCAGGACGCCCCAGACGACGGGGATCAGCATGGCCGTGCTGCCCCCGATCACCATGATCAGCAGGGTGGCCAGGAGGGGAGTCTCGAGGACGCTCAGGCCGCAGACCGCCAGCCCGCCCACGGCCATGGAACGGGAGACGATCCGCATGCGCTCGCGCAGGCCGCTGTGCCGCGCCCAGGCCAGCCAGGCCGACGCGGCCAGCATGCCGCCGCCCAGCGCCGACCAGAGCAGGCCGAGCTCCAGCGGCCCGAAGCGCAGCAGCTCCTTGGCGAACACCGGCAGCAGGAAGACGAACGCGCTCGTGCCCAGGCTGTAGAGGGTCGCGATGAGCATGAGCGTGAAGACCGTCCGGTGCTGCACGAACACGAACCGGAATCCCACCGTCAGCTCCTGGAACAGGGAACCGGAGGTCCGGGCCGTGCGGGCCGCGCGGGATTCACCGACCCTGATCGGGATCAGGCAGAGGGCGGAGATCAGGAAGGTGGCGGCGTCGAGATAGAGGACGTTCTGGGCCCCCGCCAGCACGATGCCCAGGCCGCTGACGGCCGGCCCCACGATCATCCCGATGTTGGCCGTCCCCTGCAGCAGGGCGTTGGCCGCGGTGAGCTGGGTCGGGCGCACGATCAGGGGGACGGCCGAGGCCAGCGCGGGACCGAACACCGTCGAGACGACCGCGATCACGAAGACCAGCACGTACAGGATCTCGAGGGTCAGGGCGTCCAGGGCATAGAGGAAGGGGATCAGCAGGACGAGGAACGTCCGGGCCACGTCCACCCAGATCATGACCCGCTTCTTGGACAGCCGGTCCAGGTAGACGCCGATCAACGGGCCGAAGACCAGGGGGGGAACGGTCTGCAGGAGCCCGATCGCCGTCATCTTGAGCGCCGATCCGGTCAGCTCGTAGACGAACCAGAGCAGCGCGACCTTGTTGAGGCTGTCGCCGATCTGGGAGATCAGCTGTCCGCTGAACAGCAAGCCGAAGTCGCGGGTCTTGAGCAGGTGCGGCGCAAGCGGCTGTCCGGACCGGTTCTCTCGGCCTGCGCTCTCCGCAACACCCTCCAGCATGGTCCGCCCCTATTCGTACATCCGGAATAGGCCTGCATCATGCGCTCGACCGTAGGCCGTTCCTCGAAGACCCGGCGGCCGCGGCGAAGGGCGGATCCTGCTACGACGCCGGCTTGATCGACAGCGCCAGACCGTTGGCCGAGACTTCCGCCTCGATCTTTTCCCCGGGGACGATCATGCGGTCGAGCTTCGTGTTCTTGTCCGTCCGGAGGCGTATGAACCGTCCCTGCAGATCCCTGACGACGTAAATGTCCGCCTCGATCTTCAGGAGCTCGCCCTTGAGGATGTAGGACGAGGCCGCCGGCTGCCCGGCGGCCGAAGCGGCCAGCACACCCCGGATGCAGCACGCCGCCAGGAAGGCCAGCGGACGAGGGAACGCCTTGTCCGCCCTGACCGGTTCAGGAGAGCCCATGGGCCGCAACCCGCTTTCGCCATCACGCTTTTGGACCTTATCAATCCGCTCCGCTTTCCTCCAGTGGACAAAATCGGAATGGTGGCCGGAAAATGTCCAGTCGGCGGGAGGCTGGCGCTCCACGGTCGACACTTCCACCGCCGTGGGCCCTCCTCAGGGGCGGGCCGGTTCCGGGTTTCCGGACCGGTCAGCGGCAGAGGTGGATCATCAGTCCCAGGTAGTCTTGCAGATGGCGGGTGATGAGGAATCGGTGGCGGGCGTACTCCCTCCCCCGGCGGCCGATGGCTGCCATCCAGTCGGGCTCGTTCAGGAGGCGTTTGGCGTAGAATGCGGCTCCTTCGGGGGAATTCACCGTGTAACCCGTCGTGCCGGGGATGATCTGCACCATGATGCCGCCGGTTTGCCCGCCGATCACGGGCTTTCCCTTCCAGAGGGCTTCCGCCACGGTCAGCCCGAACCCCTCCCTGGTGGATTTCTGGAACACGATCGCGGCAGCCCGCTGCAGGGCGTTGATTTCGACGTTCGCGGTCGGCGGCAGGAGCAGGATGTGGACGTCGGGATCGGTCCCGGCCGCTTGCTGCACCTCCGCCAGCACTTCCGCCCCTTCCGGGTCGTCGGCCGCGGTGCCGCCCGCCAGGACCAGCCGGCAGTCGTGGCTCTTCTTCACGAGCCGATAGGCCTCGACGACGCCGACCGGGTCCTTGAACCGGTCGAACCGGGAGACCTGCAACAGGATCGGCTTGTCGCGCGGGATACCCAGCCGGCGCAGGATCCGATCCACCTCCTCGGCCGGCAGCTCGCGGTTCTTGTCGCTGAGCGGGTCAATGGAGGGGTAGACCAAAACCTGCGGGATGGGCAGGCGCTGCGCGAACTTGGGGAGCGAGACGACCGCGGCGTCGTAGCGGACCACGTAGGGGCGGAGAAACTGCCAGACCGACCGCTGGGGCGTCGAAAGGTCGATGTGGCACCGCCAGATCCACTTGGCCCCGGGCTTGCGAACCTCGATCAGGGGAGCCGGCTGGGGATCGTGGATCATGACCACGTCCGCGCTCAGGTCCAAGCGCTCCGCGTTCTCGCGGTTGCACGCCAGGTAGGCCTCGTACATGTCGGCCGTGATGTGCTGTCTGGTCCCCTGGAGCGCGTTGTGGAAGCTCTTGGTCGTCCGGTAGAAGGCGTCCGACCCCGTGACCACCTCCCATCG
Coding sequences within it:
- a CDS encoding BON domain-containing protein, with the protein product MPIVLLALALPAPAADPGPAPAPESSKAPSGEQRVIEQRQPESKSPEAPAAKPEGQAKPDGTPKPDVPAGTPAKTREPTPPWPAGSTILKVKLALMADSRLFPYEIDVDLHGSEAVLAGKVSSQEEKLAATEVASRVGGVKSVSNLLEVAKGLHATLARKQDEIITQYVKDRFAKSKTLEAANFDVKTENGIVSLSGTTRFQVIVLEAAEAARQVPGVRAVHTDAVRVSAGD
- a CDS encoding MFS transporter, which translates into the protein MRRAAPADEGCPSPTEARDVGWRLLKARDFRLLFVGQSISQIGDGLVKVALLWFVYELTGSALKMAVVGLLETLPPLVLGPLIGVYLDRMPKKRIMIAIDLIQGTLILLIPVLYALDALTLKRLYLLVLLIAILGSAFGPALASAVPLIVDRQRLTAANAFLQITTNIGVLAGPAIAGLGIAFVGAQNVLYLDAACNFASAAFLMSIRMREAVVPAREAASRTVWQDLLAGFRFVFVQQRIISTLMIAAALYSLAASGFIFLLPVYAKQLLHIGPIELGAIWSALGAGMLAASAWLLWMKPRALASRLRVLSASMAVGGAAVWGLSLLQAPLLAAMAVAVIGVSTGLFMPVVWSLLQELTPTNLRGRMFTTFNTGGTVSAMAGMTGFGWIADTLGARLCLIGVGFFLLGGGLCCHRFSRRKTATADAASRPFRTGALTDDIVRAQDGYYILATSTIVDDRTRVLKQGETFAVFNRAGDIHPVGLGYQGLYHEGTRFLSRLELTLNDRRPLLLGSTVKEDNTLFTVDLTNPDIRTDSHMSIQRDTVHLFRSKFLWRGVCYERFRIANYGPVPLPARLTCKLDADFADIFEVRGLKRARRGRRLADPVQDGTLLLGYEGLDGVTRQTRVACTPQPASLSPSQVVFEALLQPRERTEFFLTISCELGGRPPSPPLAYDQAFFEARTSLDTAVARGCHIQTANEQFNDWLNRARPDLHMMVTETLEGPYPFAGIPWFSTPFGRDGIVTALEYLWVNPELARGVLGFLAATQAREEIPEQDAEPGKILHETRKGEVPALGEVPFGRYYGSVDATPLFVMLAGAYYERTGDRALIEAIWPNLDLALRWMDTYGDRDADGFVEYVRHSSRGLTHQGWKDSRDAVFHADGTLAEGQIALCEVQAYVYAAKRSAAALAVALENGDRAEDLLRQAEDLKERFQKAFWCEGISTYALALDGKKQPCAVRTSNAGHCLWAGIASDEQARQLAGTLLEPAMFSGWGIRTVGESEARYNPMSYHNGSVWPHDNALIAMGLARYGFKDQALAILRGLFDATAFLDLHRLPELLCGFVRRHGEGPCLYPVSCAPQAWSAAAVFLLLQAALGLSIQAQPGKVSFFRPVLPDFLPEIQIANLRVGTASVDLYLRRGKQNVEIAVARREGDVEIVVIE
- a CDS encoding glycosyltransferase, whose product is MGITLEDYREVAPQGTVDFLKRLARSLKRKRMLHVNSTRYGGGVAEILQRMVPMFQELGIEARWEVVTGSDAFYRTTKSFHNALQGTRQHITADMYEAYLACNRENAERLDLSADVVMIHDPQPAPLIEVRKPGAKWIWRCHIDLSTPQRSVWQFLRPYVVRYDAAVVSLPKFAQRLPIPQVLVYPSIDPLSDKNRELPAEEVDRILRRLGIPRDKPILLQVSRFDRFKDPVGVVEAYRLVKKSHDCRLVLAGGTAADDPEGAEVLAEVQQAAGTDPDVHILLLPPTANVEINALQRAAAIVFQKSTREGFGLTVAEALWKGKPVIGGQTGGIMVQIIPGTTGYTVNSPEGAAFYAKRLLNEPDWMAAIGRRGREYARHRFLITRHLQDYLGLMIHLCR
- a CDS encoding MFS transporter, whose product is MLEGVAESAGRENRSGQPLAPHLLKTRDFGLLFSGQLISQIGDSLNKVALLWFVYELTGSALKMTAIGLLQTVPPLVFGPLIGVYLDRLSKKRVMIWVDVARTFLVLLIPFLYALDALTLEILYVLVFVIAVVSTVFGPALASAVPLIVRPTQLTAANALLQGTANIGMIVGPAVSGLGIVLAGAQNVLYLDAATFLISALCLIPIRVGESRAARTARTSGSLFQELTVGFRFVFVQHRTVFTLMLIATLYSLGTSAFVFLLPVFAKELLRFGPLELGLLWSALGGGMLAASAWLAWARHSGLRERMRIVSRSMAVGGLAVCGLSVLETPLLATLLIMVIGGSTAMLIPVVWGVLQELTPNHLLGRVFTAFSTGGMSSAMAGMAGFGWAADAIGPTASLLGISLILFGTATVAAQLSRRSGPAPSPLASR
- a CDS encoding MFS transporter; its protein translation is MGWTQEDAPSRRRRLLTRDFSLVWWGQMIAQVGDGVSKLALLWFVYSVTGSPIKTTVIGLLQTIPPILFGPLIGVFVDRLPKKPILISMDVLRALVLGLIPCLVSVQTFTVENLYLLVFLHSVASAIFGPALSASVPLIVARPQFTAANALLQSTTSLGIIVGPALSGLGIAVLGPQEVLCVNVASYLTSAACFVPVRFARAAPAGERAAPSSMTQDLIEGIRFALVEQPTILVLTGTAALYTFGTSAFTTLFPVFGRKMLDLGPVEVGYLWSALGVGLLIASFGLVRLTEWDLPSRVRVISTSSAVSGAALCGLVWVQDRILAGLLMSVIGIGFGALTPIAWGVLQEISPSGIVGRALAVYSTGAMASAVAGMTFFGWTTREFGERVSVVGIGAMLFITALAASALSHWASLRRPAPAPLAVPETAHLGER